Sequence from the Mytilus galloprovincialis chromosome 10, xbMytGall1.hap1.1, whole genome shotgun sequence genome:
atcaatctgATAAGTCAAGCCGCTTCAATCtaaatgtatgtatcattgtgtgttcttatgttgtaatgtttcaccactgtcccaggttagagggggGATTGAAAAATCACAAATAGTGCCACATTCTACCTGTTCCTGTCCTAAGTCCggagcctgcagttcagtggttgtcataggctcatgtctgtcatattagttttccgtaaattgttttgttataaaataggACGTTAGTActctaaattgattttttttttcatatttcatgtcGGTGCCTTTTACAGCCGACCATGCAGTATGAGCTTTTGTCaattttgaaggccgtacggttgccaaaactgctaacatccacttcatttgaacttgggtggatagttgtcttttcggcacatctccttatttttatatttaaaggcaattataccatatctccttatttttatatttaaaaagatgaaaacatgtACTTTAACTATGATAACAAACctgtattgtttttttcaaatgataaataagACCTGAGTCAATGAAAATATCTCATTcgaattaaaatatctttttactACATGATATATGAAATATGATTTCCCCAACGGCTAGTGCTTAGTCCCAGCTTCTCATAATTGATGTGCTTATGTAAATACATTTATTCTACGTTAAACCTGCAAGATCTATGAGTTTAGACTGTAATTGGTAAATGTTGCTCTATGGCATGAATAAAAGATGTGCAGTAAATGTCATGAAGCAAATTGCATCTGCATAGTTGGCACAGAAAGACGAAATAGAAAAGAATTTAATAAACTAATAACAACTGGTTTATAaattatacatttgatatttatgTGAGCATCACTCGAATCTGAAATACGATCGTCACCATTACAAGTCACGTGACTGTTTTTTACATTATACATTTGATCACGTGAGCATCATTCGAATCTGAAATGATCGTCACCATTACAAGTCACGTCTGTTTCGTTGATAAAAACATTATAACCTTGACACATATACTTCACTAGATAATCAAAAAATTCGGTCCAACTTTCTCGAACTTCCGGTATGAATTCTTCTCCTATAGTATATTCCCAAACGTCAATTAGTGACTTTGAATAAGCTTCAAAATATTCAATTCTAAATCCTTCAAAAGTTGCATGTTTGGCACCTAACATCATCAAATTTTGCTGAATGTGTGTTTTTGGCTGATCCATACTATCTACTAAATCGTCAACAACTCTCATAAATCTATACGCATGTTCCTTGAAGATTGGTGATCTGCGAAGTTCAATCTCGTCCATTTCTCTGAAATACAACCATCATTCAATAACattatatataacaaatttaGCTATTTGTAAAACGTCGTATTTTAATCTTGCTAACATTTATATTGTtcgcattttttattttttattttttttaacttgcgTGAGCGAATTAAATGTATACATACCAGAGAAACGTTTTATatcatgatatacatgtacttatccTATGTCTTTATATTGAGATTTGCAGATTTGTTAATCGAAAAACTGGGAATGTTACCCGAGGGCATCGATTGTGAAAAATATGACTTTCCGATGATAAAAATGTAATTCATCTTAGACAAGgtttaattttgaaagtttattttcTCTGATTAAAGCTTTTGTGACATCCTTGAATTGTATGTCCTGATACATGCAATTTCTCATACCTTCATTAGTTTATGATtacatttattgatattatatcaATAAGTAATTATATATCATATGAcatttttctttctgttttagaATATGAACTTGAAATAAGATCGATGACCTATAATTACTTACACCTATATCATTTGATCACTagtggagagtcgtctcattggcaattatgtcacatcctttttttttttttttttttttttttttaaattaatatgatATTGACAGTTTTCGCCGTGTACAATGTGTTGAAACTTTGTTTTAACCGCGTTGCATCGCACGATATAGACTCGATATATTTAGCCATCAGTTTTTACATGTAGCAGAATAAAAAATACGATTTATATACATACAACTTAATATCTTAAACACTATTAGCGTCTGTATTGTCAAGCAAACCGATCATGATAGTTGTCTATTTTGCCAATATGAacacttttaaaaaatcaagtaaaCCACCGGTCCGAACAAGACCTCGCTTATGAGTGTACGTATCGATATGCATTTGTTAGACGGTGTGAACATTGTATGTTTATCAATCCgaaatttttcttcttttttgtcgGAGATTATTGTCACAGATAAGATGCAGTATTTAGTTAAGATCTGTACCTTTATAGTCAAATAAAGTAAAACATAGAAACCAATGGGCTGCTAACAATATATGCAGTATTCGGTAAAGATCTGTAACTTGATTTTCATACTTTatgtccaaataaaaaaaaaatagcaacctATCAAGCAAAAGACGAGTTTATCTTGCTGAACAAGAGTATTCAAGATAAACCAAGACAACACCATGTTATTGCTGTATCATTCATCATGCATTATGGTTTGTTTGATGAAATGCATATAGATCACGCATAAAAGGAACGATTGAAATCGATGTTAGTTCCTTTCGaacaataaatcatttaaaatggtATTTCCTATGTTTGAATTTTACCGTAAACATGGGTTTGTGCTAACTCACTCATTCAAAAGAAATAATAATTGCTTACAAATATTTATGACTTAGTCTAATTCTTTTCCTGCCGCCAATCGATTGGGTTTAGAATAAACCAAATAATTTATGATAAATGAACCGCAAAAAGCAATTTCCTTTACACAAATGcactgcatgatttttttatcagacAATAAACCAGACAAAACCATGATAACCTATAGCAAAATTAGACATTAAAAACTATATAAAGAGTAGCTATATAAAACTTTAGTAACTTATAATATTAGATGAGATTTTTCATCAGGTTTTCCTCCGAAATAGATTCTAGATAAATTACTCAAATCAAATCAGATGTGAAGAATTAAATAAGATTTTCTGACTAAAACAATCTGAAAATCTTTAACACATACACCTTACAAGAGTCACGCGTCTATGGCGGaggttaaatttttaaatttttcggAATATAAACGCCAAATTATTAGTAACCTTTTTTTTTGAAAGATGGCTCTTATATACAATGAATCGAAAATATACCCAGACACTTAAtcctttatatttcatttttatataatatgtttttgtttttgtttttgtgtcgTTCGATGTCTGTCTAATTAATAAATGAactgattggtgtttaacgccactttctaGCAATTTTGGCTATTCGTAGAACTATTATTTCTATGTAAAATTCGTTTTCACTTTTCGCTACTAAGGTGTACACCTCAACAACGATAAAACCACAAATCGTGGCAATTGAACTTAACCTTCATTCAGTCTCAAGTAACAACGTCTGAATTTGAAAAGATTTCGTCAAAGAGTTTTTAAGTTATTGCATGGACACCGTTTGACAACCGCGCGGCCCATCGTACATCGCTAAATAATAACCAATTTTTCCTTCCGaaatcaggtttaaaattttaaattcgtTGACCCTTTTATCGTTATGCGTCTTTTGAATGTAAATTAGCACCAGTTTACATATATATCGATTGCAAGGAGTGTATCATGTACTGTTTGTAGAGGAAAGAAAATACTTCGGACGAAATTATGTAGGTTTTACGTTCATTCTATGCAAATGGTTACTTATATATAGGattttcatttgataatattttaGCAATTATAACTGTTACAGTTAAATGGTTTTCTATAACAGTTAATATTGCAAATGTTCTTATATGCGTTGAGTATCACTGTCTTTTATAAGTTGAAGGTCAAgttattaatcattttatttgGAGTCTTGAACTTAACAATTTTGTTTAGATGAAAGGACATCATCTAAACGGTAAGCAGATTCTGTcagagttttatttttattaagcgGATCGCTAGAGGATTTATTTATAATTCACGAAATGTATTTGTTATTGGATTGAATATAAATATGAGACACACGCCGGTTGCTATTTTTGTATTCTCCAATCACAAGGTACCATTAAATGGTGATTATGTTGAATATGTCAATCAAATCTAAAGACAGCCAATTAGTAACATATTAACTGAAATATTTGAAAAGCGATATCAAAGGAAATATAAGGTCACTATATCATGTATACTCGGTTGTCTAAAAACAAAACCAATGAAAGAAACATGAACTAGTGTCTGATACGAAACACTCCAGTGACTATATGATGGATGATTGtttgtctgaaaaaaaaaccaaagcaagAAATAGGAACATGTATCTGATACGGAACACTCGAGTAAATatctaatgaacatttttttttgtctaataccccagtcccactaggccacgatcgcactacgatctgtgaaaaaaatgcaaattttgatgatcgtagtgcgatcgtgtagatcgcagtaaggtcgtatcacggtcgtggtgaggtcttcaagatcgtgaagagcgtggccaactttgaacatgttcaaaacaatcgtggtgcggtcgtggcgaaatctggtcgtagtagaagcgtagtgagagcgcactaagatcgcaaaggtcgctgtacaatcgtagcgagagcgtagcgaaagcgtgattctattctgAGATactgcgctacgatcgcacagcgacgttatcacgacctcactacgaccatcacgttctcactgcgacccaactacgcttccactacgactataccacgctgttcacgatcATTGTACGATTCTatcacgcccttgccgtcctcatcacgctcttcttacgacctgactacgttcacactacgaccatcattctcattgtcattttcacataaaatatatcaaaaagctccctagattttgtttgtttgaatgtaattatccatttgctctaacggctcaaccatgcttctcgtttttatatagattagaccgttggttttcccgttgaaatggtttaacactagtaatatgttgggtcctttataacgtgctgattgatgtgagccaaggctccgtgttgaaggccgtaccttggcttataatagtttacttttataaattgtttcttggatggagagttgtctcattggcactcataccacatcttcctatatatatatattgatacatctatgtcatctctgctatcgttcactaaaatatcgtcattgagctttatggaccagcaataggttgtaatttaggttgtattggtcggtccgacatctctgctagatcaggattcgttactttgctccctctgcctctacatcaactcctaccaccatgcccacgtgttctggtagattttggtggcatgactgtatgtttccgagaaatctacgatttaatcagaaatagaaggaattgaactgtattgatatggaacacgatgttgacgttattgctgagaacgtagtaagatcgcgctatgaacgtaggctaatcgtggtaagaacgtgttataatcgcagtaagatcgtgttgcaatcggataactcgtggtatggtcgtagtgagaacgtaaagagcgtagaaagatcttgataagcgtagtgaggtcgcagaataagcgcggtgagaacgtggtataatcgtagcgggatctttgtagaagcgtagaggacgtagtagcatcgtgaaagcaacgaaaatttacattttcatgccgctcataccgcgacctcaccacgatctaaatttattttagatcgcggtgagcgtggtgcgatcgtggtctagtgggactggggcttaaacaAAACCAATGCAAGAAGCATGAACAAGTATCTGATACAGAGCACTCCAGTGACTGTCTGATAAACACTTGGTTTTCTTAACAAACCAAGGTAAGAATCGTTAACAAGTATCTGATAAGGAGCACTCTATTGACTATCTGAACGACACTTGTTTGTCTAAACAAAACCAATACAAGAAGGATGAACAAGTATCTGATAGGGAACACTCCATTGACTGTCGGATGGACACTTGTTTGTCTTAACAAAACCTATGTTAGAAGCATGAACATATATCTGATACTGAGCACTCCAGTTTCAATCTGAAGGACACTTGGTTTTCTTAACAACCCCAATGCAAGAAGCATTAACATTTATCTGATACGGAGCACTCCAGTTTCAATACGATGTACACTTGGTTGTCTAAACAAAACCAAATTCAAGAAAAAATGGACAAGTATCTGACACGGAACACTCCAGTCAAAATCTCATTGACACTTTGTactctaaacaaaacaaaattcaagaagCATGAACATTTATCTGATACCGAACACTCCAGTTTCAATTTGAAGGACACTTGGTTGTCTTTACAATACCAAATACAAGAAGCACTGATATGAATCTGATACGGAACGCTCTATTGACTATCTGATGGACAAAACAACAACGCTTACCCAAATCGCTTGAATACATTTCTTATTTTTGGTTCCTCATAAAATATCCTGAGAAACACTTTAATGCCAGTATTTTCTATATCGTCTGACAACAAAGGCCACGTGCTTCTAATCGTGTCTGTAACTAATTCAGAGAAATCGTTTTCTTCCGGAGGCACATCCGGATTTGTATCTATGACATCTGCAACTTTGCTTCCATCACATCCCATTCCTGGCCAGACGTGGCTGATTATATTCTTTCATAACTGCAAATAAAAGACTAAAGTAATGCTTTGAataatacacacacacacacacacacacacacacatatatgtatataaatatatactccAGCGACATCCCTTTCGTCGACCGATTAGTTTCAAGTCCTCATTCAGTCATTCAAGTTTGTCACGATATCGATAGCTACGGTATCCCTATCTTAAAAATTTCAGCCCTTTGAAGAAAGTCATGATAGTGTTGAAATCAAGATTGAACTCTTAATAAACTATTTTACTACTTCTGTTATCAAAAGTCTAATCGAAGTTAACGGATTTTTGTTGCGTGTAGTTTTTGATTTCTAAAATCCAGCGTTCAACGTTTAGTCATTCTTATActtctgaaaaaaatatgtaatcatATACCTCGATATAAAACAGCAACAATAACAAATGGTGGACCATACTGTGTTATAAAAAATCACCggtaaatgaaggcaacagtagtataccgcttttcaaaagtcataaatcgataaagaaaaaacaaatccgggtaaaaaactaaaagtgagggaaacacatcaaatataagaagaacACAACGAAACATCAGAAACATTTAAGTgcaacaaaaattcaaatgacaatgcaacacacacataaacaaattataagataacaattgccattttcctgacttcgtacaggaatttagaacaaaaatcaaaaacagtTATTCTGTTGCCTTAGAAGGTATATAAATTATAAGCCCATATTGGTTGTTAGAACATACTGACCACTGTCAGCCCAATGGGAAATCAGTTTTTCCCTTCAATTTTTCATTGTAGATATGACTTTTCATATACTGTGAAATTAATGCTATACATTAATGATATTATGGGACATGTAAATTAATTAGTATAGTGAACTCTTGTACTAACAAGTGAAACCCACAAAACAATTTCCGTGGAATAAAAacaagagaa
This genomic interval carries:
- the LOC143048257 gene encoding neuroglobin-like, with product MGCDGSKVADVIDTNPDVPPEENDFSELVTDTIRSTWPLLSDDIENTGIKVFLRIFYEEPKIRNVFKRFGEMDEIELRRSPIFKEHAYRFMRVVDDLVDSMDQPKTHIQQNLMMLGAKHATFEGFRIEYFEAYSKSLIDVWEYTIGEEFIPEVRESWTEFFDYLVKYMCQGYNVFINETDVTCNGDDHFRFE